DNA sequence from the Oncorhynchus masou masou isolate Uvic2021 unplaced genomic scaffold, UVic_Omas_1.1 unplaced_scaffold_823, whole genome shotgun sequence genome:
TCTTTTGTTTTTTCTCGAGTTGTACCATGAGCATTCAAAACACGTGTCTCCTGTAAACTGGCGTCCTTCAACACGGAATCTCAACTCAAACATGTCAAATTCGGAGCGCTTTTCCTCCTCTAAAATCGTGAGTTTGTTTATATTCTCTGGTTTAACACGTCTAAGTAACTTTTCCTCAAAAGGAATTCCTCGCGATAAATGTGCAAACAACAGTGCCATAATTGTTTCACTTGTCCACACTAACATATTTCATTGAAAAATTTGATTTCAGTCTGTCCTGCCACAAcaggttctatggtgtaatggttagcactcaggactctgaatcctgcgaTCCGAGTTCAAATCTCGGTAGGACCTGCCAGTATTTTGCGGCTGAACACACACTTGTCTACACTTGGAAGGTTGATTCGGTATCATTCAATGTTATTGTGTTCCTAAACTAACTAAATTAACACAAAATACTCATTCTGAACAAACGTTTTTCCATAAATGTTTGTTAAATCTGCCTTTCACAGTGTAACTCACTCCTATGTTATCTGCCACGTCAAATGAAACTCATACACATATATTTTACATTGTCTCCATTTTGTTTCCAGTGTGAAAAGGTATTTATAAACTGTGTGGTCCAAGCCATgaatactgattggctgacacAACATTTGTTTTTCCTGCTCTAATTACCTTGGTAACCAGTttttaatagcaataaggcacctcaggggggtgtggccaatataccacagccaaTGGCTGTATCCGGGCCCTCCACAAtgactgtaccagtaccccctgaatacagcctccacattgactctgtaccagtaccccctgaatacagcctccacaatgactgtaccagtaccccctgaatacagcctccacaatgactctgtaccagtaccccctgtatatagcctccacaatgactctgtaccagtaccccctgtatatagcctccacaatgactctgtaccagtaccccctgaatACATATagagcctccacaatgactctgtaccagtaccccctgtatatagcctccacaatgactctgtaccagtaccccctgaatacagcctccacaatgactctgtaccagtaccccctgtatatagcctccacattgactctgtaccagtaccccctgaatacagcctccacaatgactTGACTCTGCCtcccacaatgactctgtaccagtaccccctgaatacagcctccacattgaatgactctgtaccagtaccccctgaatacagcctccacattgactctgtaccagtaccccctgtatatagcctccacaatgactctaatgtaccagtaccccctgtatatagcctccacaatgactctgtaccagtatcccctatatagcctccacaatgactctgtactgtacccctgaatacagcctccacaatgactctgtactctgcttaccccctgaatatagcctccacatctactctgtaccagtacccctgtatatagcctccacattgactctgtaccagtaccccctaaTAAATAAtacccccatccacattgactctgtaccggtaccccctgtatatagcctccacattgactctgtaccggtaccccctgtatatagcctgtatgctTCAGGCCTAATAAACAATACATCTACTGTATGCTTCAGGCCTAATAAACAATACATCTACTGTATGCTTCAGGCCTAATAAACAATACATCTACTGTATGCTTCAGGCCTAATAAACAATACATCTACTGTATGCTTCAGGCCTAATAAACAATACATCTACTGTATGCTTCAGGCCTAATAAACAATACATCTACTGTATGCTTCAGGCCTAATAAACAATACATCTACTGCAAGGTTCCCCAACTGGCTGAATTTGGCTCGCGGGTGGTTTTATTGGGCCCCTCATTTTCTGAGCAAAAAAACCTAAATATTTTTTTCATGGTTGGAGACAGACTGTAAAAAGACCAGGAAAACATCTTAGAAATTATTTTaattaggaaatctgttcccaagtttTCTCACACATAACAGAGAGACAACTgtttgtatacaaatgtaagcatgGTTTGAAATTCTTGTTTAAGTCATATATTTTGtggcttcttgtggtcaatttccAGTCtactatttatttgtatttatgttCCATTCGCtcaagaaaaacaaaaacaaatttcacttcctcttcttcttcttcttctgctgctgctgctgcttggagGCTACTGCCCCCTGTTGGTTAGAGCTGGAGGCCTTCTCCCTGAGAGACAACAAATGTATATACTAATGTATAATATACACATGAAATGAGCATCACTATATCTGGTTCTCAGTAGATCAGAAGGATGTTCTgttgtgttttatttttataGAAAGAACCCAACCTTCCATTACAACATGAATGGTTTGCATTTACAACAGCAATGAGACAACGTGCTTGTTGGGTGTAACCCCGAAAAATAAATCCATCTGAAAGTGAAGGTGTCATTTCTATGGAACTTGTGTGGTGCGTATTTGGTGTGTAAATCTGTATAAAAAACGCCTTGACCCCTTTCCAGAACACAACACAGTGACGTCACGGACAGATGCACACGACTCTTGTCTGCAGTAAGAAAATCACCTCCATCTGCACCCATTCAACACTCCAAGACTTGCGcttttattacttctaaacaaaaatatgttttttggGGGTTACAATGATGTTTTGATTCTCGCTTGAACAGATTATATTTGGTTGTGATCTTTGCAACAAACAATGGATGCAGAAGTTGTCAGCTAAAATGCTCACCCTCATTGACATAGGCTGTAGGAAAAGCTATCCAAAGagccattttactggttgaagtgttttaaaaaaaaaagtataatgcAGTTGATTTGCGATGATGACACAAACTTTATATTAAGAAGGACATACGTACAAGCCGTAAAATCCAATAATAATAGACATGTACTGTCAAATCCACTCATAAGCAACATGAAAATAGAGGCATTTTTTGGGGCTGCCGTTCTAGAAGAACTCCCTGGTGTTCTGCCACCAACTTGCGCGAGCCGCCCTCGTGAGGCAATGCTTGGAGACACAGAAAGGGGTTCTATAGAacccagaagaagaaaaaatataaAAGTGTCACTTACTTTGTTGTTACCTGGTTCAAGAtgacaacatcctcctcctcgcTGTCACTGTCTGGGATAACCACCACGTCACCTAGGAAACACAATCACACAATAAGATGAGGTGTACTTTATTGATCGTTAAACTTAAAAGAACAGAAAAGTGCCTTTATGCTCACAAACCAAACCTCCAACCCTCCAGAGGGACTGGAGGCAATGTGTCAGGCGTAGAGCGGTGTTACCCGGGTGGTGAGTGAGGGATGGGTCAGGCGTAGAGGGGTGTTACCCGGGTGGCGAGTGAGGGATGGGTCAGGCGTGGAGGGGTGTTACCCGGGTGGCGAGTGAGGGATGGGTCAGGCGTGGAGGGGTGTTACCCGGGTGGCGAGTGAGGGAGGGGCAGGCGTAGAGGGGTGTGTCAGGCGTGGAGGGGTGTTACCCTGGTGGCGAGTGAGGGATGGGTCAGGCGGAGGTGTGTTACCCGGGGTGTGAGTGAGGGATGGGTCAGGCGTAGAGGGGTGTTACCCGGGTGGTGAGTGAGGGATGGGTCAGGCGTAGAGGGGTGGTACCCGGGTGGTGAGTGAGGGATGGGTCAGGCGTAGAGGGGTGTTACCCGGGTGGCGAGTGAGGGATGGGTCAGGCGTAGAGGGGTGTTACCCGGGTGGTGAGTGAGGGATGGGTCAGGCGTAGAGCGGTGTTACCCGGGTGGTGAGTGAGGGATGGGTCAGGCGTAGAGGGTGTTACCCGGGTGGTGAGTGAGGGATGGGTCAGGCGTAGAGGGGGTGGTACCCGGGTGGTGagggtggtggtaggggtagCGGGAGGGGTGGTACCCGGGTGGTGAGTGAGGGATCGGTCAGGCGTAGAGGGGTGGTACCCGGGTGGTGAGTGAGGGATGGGTCAGGCGTAGCTCAGCGCCCCTGGAGCGATTGATTCATTTttgtagcctggttccagatcattCTGTGCCGTCTTGCCAACTATGGCCAtagaagacagcacaaacagatctgggaccaggcgagTCAGTTTCACTCACCCAAGGAAAACAAAACTTAGGCAAATAgttacctctccccttctcctcatgTCCCTCTTCCAACTCCATGATCTCatcttcctgctcctcctcctcctcctcttccttcagaCCCCAGGAGTTCTCTAGCCCCTCCCCCACCTGGCCTGTACCTGGGGCAGTTAACACTGGAGAGGGAACGCTGTCCCACGGTTGGTTAAGGACTAGAGTCTAGAGTAAACCATTGAGAAAACAGACAAGAGTACAGGCACACCAAGTCACTCGCTCACTAACTCATTCGCCCACAAACAATGactctcccccacccccaccccccacccccacccccctttaTTCAGAGTAACTCCAAGACTTTCTTTGAAGGGATACGTTTGGGGTGGGACCCGGCTCTCTGGACGATCTCATTGGCCTTCTCCTTGACGCGTCACTCATTTCCACAGGTGACACGTCTGTTTTCAGCGCTGTGATTCGGCTCCTGGGGCAACGACTCTGCGAAGCCAAACTTACCCCCAGTTTTTCTGAAATAAAAACGATATTCAAAAAGAGAACTTTATTGGAATCCAAAAATGAAATGATGCCAAAGTAGCAACACCAGAGTCACGGAGGTTTATATAAACGGGTTTCCACTCGATAGCACAAAGTCAAAATGAACGTTAACGAGACCAAGTTGACGTGACCCACCTGGCTTTCTTGTCGTTCTCCAGGGCTTTGTTGATTAGCTCTGTGATCTCTGACACTTTGACACTAGCGATCTTACTGCACCTGAGGACCTGTACAAACACAGCATGCTTTAGAGATACAAATCACAGTGAAGTAGCTAGTGTATGCTCGTATCCATCCGGAATATTATCAGCCCCCTGGCCTACCAACGCCATGGTTATGATATCTAGACAAGTGTTTAGCATGCTGATTTGCGCGTAGAAAGTGTTGTTGTGGTCGTGGGTTGGCATCCCGGGTCTGCCCGTACAGGGACAAGGATCCAGAGTTGCATTAACTCCCCAGTACCCGCCTGGTCTTTGAGCAGCTGACTGTATCTCTATGGCTCCCCAGTACCCGCCTGGTCTTTGAGCAGCTGACTATCTCTATGGCTCCCCAGTACNNNNNNNNNNNNNNNNNNNNNNNNNNNNNNNNNNNNNNNNNNNNNNNNNNNNNNNNNNNNNNNNNNNNNNNNNNNNNNNNNNNNNNNNNNNNNNNNNNNNNNNNNNNNNNNNNNNNNNNNNNNNNNNNNNNNNNNNNNNNNNNNNNNNNNNNNNNNNNNNNNNNNNNNNNNNNNNNNNNNNNNNNNNNNNNNNNNNNNNNNNNNNNNNNNNNNNNNNNNNNNNNNNNNNNNNNNNNNNNNNNNNNNNNNNNNNNNNNNNNNNNNNNNNNNNNNNNNNNNNNNNNNNNNNNNNNNNNNNNNNNNNNNNNNNNNNNNNNNNNNNNNNNNNNNNNNNNNNNNNNNNNNNNNNNNNNNNNNNNNNNNNNNNNNNNNNNNNNNNNNNNNNNNNNNNNNNNNNNNNNNNNNNNNNNNNNNNNNNNNNNNNNNNNNNNNNNNNNNNNNNNNNNNNNNNNNNNNNNNNNNNNNNNNNNNNNNNNNNNNNNNNNNNNNNNNNNNNNNNNCTGGTTCCAGATCATTCTGTGCCGTCTTGCCAACTATGGCCAtagaagacagcacaaacagatctgggaccaggcgagTCAGTTTCACTCACCCAAGGAAAACAAAACTTAGGCAAATAgttacctctccccttctcctcatgTCCCTCTTCCAACTCCATGATCTCatcttcctgctcctcctcctcctcctcttccttcagaCCCCAGGAGTTCTCTAGCCCCTCCCCCACCTGGCCTGTACCTGGGGCAGTTAACACTGGAGAGGGAACGCTGTCCCACGGTTGGTTAAGGACTAGAGTCTAGAGTAAACCATTGAGAAAACAGACAAGAGTACAGGCACACCAAGTCACTCGCTCACTAACTCACTCGCCCACAAACAATGactctccccccccacccccacccccaccccccctttaTTCAGAGTAACTCCAAGACTTTCTTTGAAGGGATACGTTTGGGGTGGGACCTCGGCTCTCTGGACGATCTCATTGGCCTTCTCCTTGACGTCACTCATTTCCACAGGTGACACGTCTGTTTTCAGCGCTGTGATTCGCTCCTGGGGCAACGACTCTGCGAAGCCAAACTTACCCCCAGTTTTTCTGAAATAACCGATATTCAAAAGGAGAACTTTATTGGAATCCAAAAATGAAATGATGCCAAAGTAGCAACACCAGAGTCATGGAGGTTTATATAAACGGGTTTCCACTCGATAGCACAAAGTCAAAATGAACGTTAACGAGACCAAGTTGACGTGACCCACCTGGCTTTCTTGTCGTTCTCCAGGGCTTTGTTGATTAGCTCTGTGATCTCTGACACTTTGACACTAGCGATCTTACTGCACCTGAGGACCTGTACAAACACAGCATGCTTTAGAGATACAAATCACAGTGAAGTAGCTAGTGTATGCTCGTATCCATCCGGAATATTATCAGCCCCCTGGCCTACCAATGCCATGGTTATGATATCTAGACAAGTGTTTAGCATGCTGATTTGCGCGTAGAAAGTGTTGTTGTGGTCGTGGGTTGGCATCCCGGGTCTGCCCGTACAGGGACAAGGATCCAGAGTTGCATTAACTCCCCAGTACCCGCCTGGTCTTTTGAGCAGCTGACTGTATCTCTATGGCTCCCCAGTACCCGCCTGGTCTTTGAGCAGCTGACTATCTCTATGGCTCCCCAGTACCCGCCTGGTCTTTGAGCAGCTGACTGTATCTCTATGGCTCCCCAGTACCCGCCTGGTCTTTGAGCAGCTGACTATCTCTATGGCTCCCCAGTACCCGCCTGGTCTTTTGAGCAGCTGACTGTATCTCTATGGCTCCCCAGTACCCGCCTGGTCTTTTGAGCAGCTGACTGTATCTCTATGGCTCCCCAGTACCCGCCTGGTCTTTGAGCAGCTGACTGTATCTCTATGGCTCCCCAGTACCCGCCTGGTCTTTGAGCAGCTGACTGTATCTCTATGGCTCCCCAGTACCCGCCTGGTCTTTTGAGCAGCTGACTGTATCTCTATGGCTCCCCAGTACCCGCCTGGTCTTTGAGCAGCTGACTGTATCTCTATGGCTCCCCAGTACCCGCCTGGTCTTTGAGCAGCTGACTGTATCTCTATGGCTCCCCAGTACCCGCCTGGTCTTTGAGCAGCTGACTGTATCTCTATGGCTCCCCAGTACCCGCCTGGTCTTTGAGCAGCTGACTGTATCTCTATGGCTCCCCAGTACCCGCCTGGTCTTTGAGCAGCTGACTGTATCTCTATGGCTCCCCAGTACCCGCCTGGTCTTTGAGCAGCTGACTGTATCTCTATGGCTCCCCAGTACCCGCCTGGTCTTTGAGCAGCTGACTGTATCTCTATGGCTCCCCAGTACCCGCCTGGTCTTTGAGCAGCTGACTGTATCTCTATGGCTCCCCAGTACCCGCCTGGTCTTTGAGCAGCTGACTGTATCTCTATGGCTCCCCAGTACCCGCCTGGTCTTTGAGCAGCTGAATGTATCTCTATGGCTCCCCAGTACCCGCCTGGTCTTTGAGCAGCTGACTATAGCTCTATGGCTCCCCAGTACCCGCCTGGTCTTTGAGCAGCATGATGCCTCCACTGGACTGGATGGAGCAGATCTCTCTGTGTTTGTTCATGGCTATCATCAGCAGGCCGTCCATCACACGCTCCTCACGCTCACAGGGGTCAACCAACAGGTAGGTCCTGGttgcagagggagaggggtaggagaggggATATGAGATAGGACATAGAGAACagtggagagaatgagaggaaagGGAACAgtgagaaagggaaagggaacaggagaggaaagggaagagaacagtggagagaaggagaacaggagaggaaagggaagagaacagtggagagaaggagaacaggagaggaaagggaagagaacagtggagagaaggagaaggagaacaggagaggaaggaacagtggagagaaggagaacaggagaggaaagggaaccagtggagagaaggagaaccagtggagagaaggagaacaggagaggaaagggaagagaactgagaaaggagaacaggagaggaaagggaagagagcagtggagagaaggagaacagggagagaggaaaggaaaggagaacagtggagagaaggagaacaggagaggaaagggaagagaacagtggagagaaggagaacaggagaggaaagggaagagaaaagtggagagaaggagaaggagaacaggagaggaaggaacagtggagagaaggagaacaggagaggaaggaacagtggagagaaggagaacaggagaggaaagggaagagaacagtggagagaaggagaacaggagaggaaagggaagagaacagtggagagaaggagaaggagaacaggagaggaaggaacagtggagagaaggagaacaggagaggaaggaacagtggagagaaggagaacaggagaggaaagggaagagaacagtggagagaaggagaacaggaGCGGAAAGGAAGAGaacagtggagagaaggagaaggagaacaggagaggaaggaacagtggagagaaggagaacaggagaggaaagggaagagaacagtggagagaaggagaacaggagaggaaagggaagagagcagtggagagaagaacaggagaggaaagagaagagaacagtggagagaaggagaacaggagaggaaagggaagagaacagtggagagaaggagaacaggagaggaaagggaaaagaacagtggagagaaggagaacaggagaggaaagggaagagaacagtggagagaaggagaacaggagaggaaagggaagagagcagtggagaggagaacaggagaggagagggaagagaacagtggagagaatgagaacaggaaaggagagggaagagagcagtggagagaaggagaacaggagaggagagggaagagaggctgagagagaactGCAATGGCAGCCATCACTGTCTGTTAGTGATGTCAAACATACAGGTGATCTTATATAACAGGGACCTACCCTTGTTGGAAGAAGGAGAAACTGACACAGATGGGCATGTGGTAGATGCTGAGGGGAATggggtctctctcctctgtactgtactgtggaacCGACACATGAAGGGTTAAATCATTATAAAttggggttgtgttcattagggcatgcaacaaattacatttttaaaacctTTTGCAACGTGTGACAAATATGAATGTGTCTTATTAGACAAATCCAGGTGGTCCTTCCCTGCTTGTCAGTTTGGTTCCTAATTAACACTACCCAGGGGTGTAATCAATGTCAAAGATTGTTGCCATGGCATTAGTTGACGATAGCAtcaccccacccctctcctcaccacAGTGACTTCCTCTCCCTGGATGCCCACATCGGGCCGTCTGAAGTGACAGAGGGCCGCGATGGCAGCAATGCTGGCAGCGTCCATTAGGTTACCATCGTGGTTCAGCAAGTGGACGTCCACCCTAATCTGCCACACCTGGAGATACAGACACACTAATTACACAGACATTGATCTGTACCACACCTGGAgaaatagacaggtagataggcaTTATAGATCTGTACCACACCTGGAGaaatagacaggtagacaggcattatagatctgtaccacacctggagagatagacaggtagacaggcattatagatctgtaccacacctggagaaatagacaggtagacaggcattatagatctgtaccacacctggagaaatagacaggtagatagTCATTATAGATACAGTGcgttgcgaaagtattcggcccccttgaactttgcgaccttttgccacatttcaggcttcaaacataaagatataaaactgtattttttgtgaagaatcaacaataagtgggacacaatcatgaagtggaacgacatttattggatatttcaaacttttttaacaaatcaaaaactgaaaaattggacgtgcaaaattattcagcccctttactttcagtgcagcaaactctctccagaagttcagtgaggatctctgaatgatccaatgttgatctaaatgactaatgatgataaatacaatccacctgtgtgtaatcaagtctccgtataaatgcacctgcactgtgatagtctcagaggtccgttaaaagcgcagagagcatcatgaagaacaaggaacacaccaggcaggtccgagatactgttgtgaagaagtttaaagccagatttggatacaaaaagatttctcaAGCTttataaacatcccaaggagcactgtgcaagcgataatattgaaatggaaggagtatcagaccactgcaaatctaccaagacctggccgtctctctaaactttcagctcatacaaggagaagactgatcagagatgcagccaagaggcccatgatcactctggatgaactgcagagatctacagctgaggtgggagactctgtccataggacaacaatcagtcgtatattgcacaaatctggcctttatggaagagtggcaagaagaaagccatttcttaaagatatccataaaaaatgtcatttaaagtttgccacaagccacctgggagacacaccaaacatgtggaagaaggtgctctggtcagatgaaaccaaaattgaacgttttggcaacaatgcaaaacgttatgtttggcgtaaaagcaacacagctcatcaccatgaacacaccatccccactgtcaaacatggtggtggcagcatcatggtttgggcctgcttttcttcagcagggacagggaagatggttaaaattgatgggaagatggatggagccaaatacaggaccattctggaagaaaacctgatggagtctgcaaaagacctgaaacaggacagagatttgtcttccaacaagacaatgatccaaaacataaagcaaaatctacaatggaatggttcaaaaataaacatatccaggtgttagaatggccaagtcaaagttcagacctgaatcaaatcgagaatctgtggaaagaactgaaaactgctgttcacaaatgctctccatccaacctcactgagctcgagctgttttgcaaggaggaatgggaaaaaaaattcagtctctcgatgtgcaaaactgatagagacataccccaagcgacttacagctgtattTTTATcagtaatcgcagcaaaaggtggcgctacaaagtattaacttaagggggctgaataattttgcacgcccaagttttcagtttttggtttgttaaaaaagtttgaaatatccaataaatgtcgttccacttcatgattgtgtcccacttgttgttgattcttcacaaaaaaatacagttttatatctttatgtttgaagcctgaaatgtggcaaaaggtcgcaaagttcaagggggccgaatactttcgcaaggcactgtatgtaccacacctggagaaatagacaggtagataggcaTTATACCTTGGAAGACCagtagatatacactgagtgtagacAGGCATTATACCTTGGAAGACCagtagatatacactgagtgtagacaggtagacaggcattATACCTTGGAAGACCagtagatatacactgagtgtagacAGGTAGATAGGCATTATACCTTGGAAGACCagtagatatacactgagtgtagacAGGTAGATAGGCATTATACCTTGGAAGACCagtagatatacactgagtgaacaaaacattaaaaacgccttccaaatattgagttcCTGTCAATTCAGGAATTAAAGTGAAATAACAATtatcttcaatgcttttcaatggAGAACATTTCaaattggaatttggtttacttcctgaattgaaaccCAATTTGGGGACTTTCGTTCACAGCCTTCATGCCAaacctcaggtgtgtgtgtaccttctctccagacaccacacacagagactctgTGTCTATACACTTGGAGTTCCTGAGGCATCTCTCCAACTGTCTGTTCAGCTTCACCAACAGCTCTGactgcctagagagagagagagagagagagagacagagacagagagagagagagagagagagagagagagggaagagagagagagagagagaaagagagagagagagacagagagagacagagagagagagagagagagagagagagagagagagctttcatCAAAATggacaccacacacagagagagagagagagagagacaagagacagacagagagagagacagagagagagagacagccagagaaacagagagagagagacagagagagacaggtgtgtgtgagacagagagagacagagagacagagagagagacagagagagagagacacagagagagagagagagacagagagagagagagagagagagagggggagagagagagagagagagaaagagagagagagagacagagagagagagagaagagagagagagagagagagagagagagagagagagagagagagagagagagagagagagagagagagagagag
Encoded proteins:
- the exosc9 gene encoding exosome complex component RRP45; this translates as MRDTPLSNCERDFILKAIQEKKRLDGRQTYDYRSIKISFGTDYGCCFVDLGKTRIMAQVSCELITPKENRPNEGLIFFNIELSPMASPAFEMGRQSELLVKLNRQLERCLRNSKCIDTESLCVVSGEKVWQIRVDVHLLNHDGNLMDAASIAAIAALCHFRRPDVGIQGEEVTVYSTEERDPIPLSIYHMPICVSFSFFQQGTYLLVDPCEREERVMDGLLMIAMNKHREICSIQSSGGIMLLKDQVLRCSKIASVKVSEITELINKALENDKKARKTGGKFGFAESLPQERITALKTDVSPVEMSDVKEKANEIVQRAEVPPQTVPSPVLTAPGTGQVGEGLENSWGLKEEEEEEEQEDEIMELEEGHEEKGRGDVVVIPDSDSEEEDVVILNQVTTK